Proteins encoded together in one Kitasatospora albolonga window:
- a CDS encoding flavoprotein, translated as MTATRVLYLLASAAPPVLGIGGVIEQAKARGWDVCLGLTPTAAHWLDDQLPALEALTGHPVRSRYKLPGEPDVWPRADVGVVSPATFNTINQWALGITDKFVVGFAAEAIGKGIPLITMPCVNAAYVQHAQFPHSIAALRGMGVTVLYGEGGFVPNEPGQGRPDAYPWHLALDAAASAAASVGGGGDPGRARTPPVGG; from the coding sequence ATGACAGCGACCCGGGTTCTCTATCTGCTGGCCAGCGCGGCCCCGCCTGTGCTCGGCATCGGCGGCGTGATCGAGCAGGCGAAGGCGCGGGGCTGGGACGTTTGCCTTGGCTTGACTCCGACGGCCGCGCACTGGCTCGATGATCAGTTGCCTGCCCTGGAAGCGCTCACCGGTCACCCGGTGCGGAGCCGGTACAAGCTGCCTGGGGAGCCCGACGTCTGGCCCCGCGCCGATGTCGGTGTGGTCTCTCCCGCCACCTTCAACACGATCAACCAATGGGCGCTCGGGATCACCGACAAATTCGTGGTCGGATTCGCCGCAGAGGCCATCGGCAAGGGCATCCCCTTGATCACGATGCCGTGTGTGAACGCGGCCTACGTGCAGCATGCCCAGTTCCCGCACAGCATCGCAGCACTGCGCGGGATGGGTGTCACGGTGCTGTACGGCGAAGGCGGATTCGTGCCCAACGAGCCGGGCCAGGGGCGCCCGGACGCATACCCCTGGCACCTGGCCCTGGACGCGGCTGCATCAGCGGCTGCGTCAGTCGGCGGCGGGGGCGATCCCGGTCGGGCACGAACGCCCCCAGTTGGTGGCTGA
- a CDS encoding mycothiol conjugate amidase Mca: MTEQLRLMAVHAHPDDESSKGAATMAKYVSEGVDVLVVTCTGGERGSILNPKLQGDAYIEKNIHEVRKKEMDEAREILGVQQEWLGFVDSGLPEGDPLPPLPEGCFALEDPRLAAGRLVAKIRAFRPQVITTYDENGGYPHPDHIMTHTISMIAFDGAADAEAFPEEEFGPVWTPQKLYYNQGFNRPRTVALHEALLARGLESPYGEWLERWKEFERVERTLTTHVPCDEFFEIRDKALIAHATQIDPEGGWFRVPMEIQREVWPTEEYELAKSLVDTSLPESDLFAGIRDNA, translated from the coding sequence TTGACTGAGCAGCTGCGGCTGATGGCCGTTCACGCCCACCCCGACGACGAGTCGAGCAAGGGCGCGGCCACGATGGCCAAGTACGTGTCCGAGGGGGTGGACGTGCTGGTCGTGACCTGCACGGGAGGCGAGCGCGGCTCCATCCTGAACCCGAAGCTCCAGGGCGACGCGTACATCGAGAAGAACATCCACGAGGTGCGCAAGAAGGAGATGGACGAGGCCCGGGAGATCCTGGGCGTCCAGCAGGAGTGGCTGGGCTTCGTCGACTCCGGGCTCCCCGAGGGCGACCCGCTGCCGCCGCTGCCCGAGGGCTGCTTCGCCCTGGAGGACCCGCGGCTCGCGGCCGGGCGGCTGGTGGCGAAGATCCGGGCGTTCCGGCCGCAGGTCATCACCACGTACGACGAGAACGGCGGCTACCCGCACCCCGACCACATCATGACGCACACGATCTCGATGATCGCGTTCGACGGCGCGGCCGACGCGGAGGCGTTCCCGGAGGAGGAGTTCGGCCCGGTCTGGACCCCGCAGAAGCTCTACTACAACCAGGGCTTCAACCGGCCGCGCACGGTCGCCCTGCACGAGGCGCTCCTCGCCCGCGGACTGGAGTCGCCGTACGGGGAGTGGCTGGAGCGCTGGAAGGAGTTCGAGCGGGTCGAGCGCACGCTGACCACGCACGTTCCCTGCGACGAGTTCTTCGAGATCCGCGACAAGGCGCTCATCGCGCACGCCACGCAGATCGACCCCGAGGGCGGCTGGTTCCGGGTCCCGATGGAGATCCAGCGGGAGGTCTGGCCGACCGAGGAGTACGAGCTGGCGAAGTCTCTCGTCGATACTTCCCTCCCCGAGAGCGACCTCTTCGCGGGCATCCGCGACAATGCCTGA
- a CDS encoding ATP-binding protein: MTRRWTRNPRCVPLARGVLREALADWGLLQIEDAALLVLSELLTNAVRHARAPPGREIETRYRPVEAGVRIEVHDASDDRPVPRSPDEDSVSGRGLNLVAALADRWDVSDREGPGKAVWAVLTVAGTPREDSGHVQPQGAF; this comes from the coding sequence GTGACTCGGCGTTGGACTCGGAACCCTCGGTGCGTCCCGCTGGCGCGCGGAGTCTTACGTGAAGCGCTGGCCGACTGGGGGCTCCTCCAGATCGAGGATGCGGCACTTCTCGTGCTCTCCGAGCTTCTGACGAACGCGGTACGCCACGCCCGCGCACCCCCCGGGCGAGAGATCGAGACGCGCTATCGCCCCGTCGAGGCGGGCGTACGGATCGAAGTCCACGACGCGTCGGACGATCGGCCCGTTCCGCGGTCCCCGGACGAAGACTCCGTCAGCGGGCGGGGGCTGAACCTCGTGGCTGCCTTGGCGGACCGGTGGGACGTGAGCGACCGCGAGGGCCCCGGCAAGGCAGTGTGGGCTGTTCTGACGGTCGCTGGCACACCTAGGGAAGACTCCGGCCACGTGCAGCCGCAGGGGGCGTTCTGA
- a CDS encoding transcription elongation factor GreA — protein sequence MTQTSENVTWLTQEAYNQLKAELEYLSGPARTEIAVKIAAAREEGDLRENGGYHAAKEEQGKMELRVRQLTQLLEHAKVGEAPADDGVVEPGMVVTIAFDGDEDDTTTFLLASREYASGDIETYSPQSPLGIGVNGKRTGDNAEYELPNGKTATVKILAAKPYTG from the coding sequence GTGACCCAGACCAGCGAAAACGTCACCTGGCTCACGCAGGAGGCGTACAACCAGCTGAAGGCCGAGCTGGAGTACCTGTCTGGTCCCGCGCGCACGGAGATCGCCGTCAAGATCGCGGCGGCCCGTGAGGAGGGTGACCTCCGGGAGAACGGCGGGTACCACGCGGCCAAGGAGGAGCAGGGCAAGATGGAGCTGCGCGTGCGCCAGCTCACCCAGCTCCTGGAGCACGCGAAGGTCGGCGAGGCACCGGCGGACGACGGTGTCGTCGAGCCCGGCATGGTCGTGACGATCGCCTTCGACGGCGACGAGGACGACACGACCACGTTCCTGCTGGCCTCCCGCGAGTACGCCAGCGGGGACATCGAGACGTACTCCCCGCAGTCCCCGCTCGGTATCGGCGTGAACGGCAAGCGGACCGGCGACAACGCCGAGTACGAGCTGCCGAACGGCAAGACCGCCACGGTGAAGATCCTGGCGGCGAAGCCGTACACGGGCTGA
- a CDS encoding cystathionine gamma-synthase encodes MSDQHSFETLAIHAGNTADPLTGAVVPPIYQVSTYKQDGVGGLRGGYEYSRSANPTRTALEENLAALEGGRRGLAFASGLAAEDCLLRTLLTPGDHVVIPNDAYGGTFRLFAKVAARWGVEFSVADTSDVAAVRDAITPRTKAVWVETPSNPLLGITDIAAVAQVAHQAGARLVVDNTFASPYLQQPLALGADVIVHSTTKYMGGHSDVVGGALVVSDPELADELAFHQNAMGAVSGPFDAWLVLRGIKTLAVRMDRHTENATKVADLLTRHPKVSHVLYPGLPEHPGHEVAAKQMKAFGGMVSFRVAGGEEAAVEVCNRAKLFTLGESLGGVESLIEHPGRMTHASVAGSLLEVPGDLVRLSVGIENGDDLLADLTQALG; translated from the coding sequence ATGAGCGACCAGCACAGCTTCGAGACTCTCGCGATCCACGCGGGGAACACCGCCGACCCCCTCACCGGCGCGGTTGTTCCGCCCATCTACCAGGTGTCCACGTACAAGCAGGACGGCGTGGGCGGACTGCGCGGCGGCTACGAGTACAGCCGCAGCGCCAACCCGACCCGTACCGCCCTGGAGGAGAACCTGGCGGCCCTGGAAGGCGGCCGTCGCGGGCTCGCCTTCGCCTCCGGCCTCGCCGCCGAGGACTGCCTCCTGCGTACGCTGCTGACCCCCGGCGACCACGTGGTCATCCCGAACGATGCCTACGGCGGCACCTTCCGCCTGTTCGCGAAGGTCGCCGCGCGCTGGGGCGTGGAGTTCTCGGTCGCCGACACCTCGGACGTGGCGGCCGTGCGGGACGCGATCACCCCCCGTACCAAGGCGGTCTGGGTGGAGACCCCCTCGAACCCGCTGCTCGGCATCACCGACATCGCCGCCGTCGCTCAGGTCGCGCACCAGGCCGGGGCCCGCCTCGTCGTCGACAACACCTTCGCCTCGCCCTACCTCCAGCAGCCCCTGGCGCTCGGCGCGGACGTCATCGTGCACTCCACCACCAAGTACATGGGCGGCCACTCCGACGTCGTCGGCGGCGCCCTCGTCGTCAGCGACCCGGAGCTCGCCGACGAGCTGGCCTTCCACCAGAACGCCATGGGCGCGGTCTCCGGCCCGTTCGACGCCTGGCTCGTCCTGCGCGGCATCAAGACGCTCGCCGTCCGCATGGACCGCCACACCGAGAACGCCACCAAGGTCGCCGACCTGCTGACCCGGCACCCCAAGGTCTCCCACGTCCTCTACCCGGGCCTGCCCGAGCACCCCGGCCACGAGGTCGCCGCCAAGCAGATGAAGGCGTTCGGCGGCATGGTCTCCTTCCGTGTCGCGGGCGGCGAGGAGGCGGCGGTCGAGGTCTGCAACCGGGCCAAGCTGTTCACGCTGGGCGAGTCCCTCGGTGGTGTGGAGTCGCTGATCGAGCACCCCGGCCGGATGACGCACGCCTCCGTCGCGGGCTCCCTCCTCGAGGTCCCGGGCGACCTGGTCCGGCTCTCCGTCGGCATCGAGAACGGCGACGACCTGCTCGCCGACCTCACCCAGGCCCTGGGCTGA
- a CDS encoding threonine ammonia-lyase has product MTFRATSRHPSLILDDVRGAQKMLSGVARVTALEGSRHLTELVGAPVHLKCENLQRTGSFKLRGAYVRISGLTPVERAAGVVAASAGNHAQGVALASSLLGVRSTVFMPVGAPLPKVAATQEYGAEVRLHGQVVDETLAAAQRYAEETGAVFIHPFDHPDIIAGQGTVGLEILEQCPEVRTVVVGLGGGGLVAGIAVAVKALRPDIRIVGVQAEGAASYPPSLAAGHPVSLGDPVTMADGIKVGRPGDVPFAVIQELVDEVRTVTEDELSSALLLCLERAKLVVEPAGASPVAALLSDPKAFRGPVVAVLSGGNVDPLLMQRVLRHGMSAAGRYLSLRLRLTDRPGALAALLAALTVADANVLDISHVRTDPRLGLTEVEVDLHLETKGPRHCEEVEEALRAAGYRVIG; this is encoded by the coding sequence ATGACGTTCCGCGCGACCTCCCGCCACCCGTCCCTGATCCTCGACGATGTCCGGGGCGCGCAGAAAATGCTGTCCGGCGTGGCCCGGGTGACCGCCCTGGAGGGCAGCCGCCACCTGACCGAGCTGGTCGGCGCCCCCGTCCACCTCAAGTGCGAGAACCTCCAGCGCACCGGCTCCTTCAAACTGCGCGGCGCCTACGTCCGCATCTCCGGCCTCACCCCGGTGGAGCGGGCGGCCGGGGTGGTCGCCGCGAGCGCCGGGAACCACGCCCAGGGCGTCGCGCTCGCCTCCTCCCTCCTCGGCGTACGGTCCACGGTCTTCATGCCCGTCGGGGCACCGCTGCCCAAGGTCGCCGCCACCCAGGAGTACGGGGCCGAGGTGCGGCTGCACGGCCAGGTCGTCGACGAGACGCTGGCCGCCGCCCAGCGGTACGCGGAGGAGACGGGCGCGGTCTTCATCCACCCCTTCGACCACCCCGACATCATCGCGGGCCAGGGCACGGTCGGGCTGGAGATCCTGGAGCAGTGCCCGGAGGTCCGCACGGTCGTCGTCGGCCTCGGCGGCGGCGGGCTCGTCGCCGGGATCGCCGTCGCGGTGAAGGCGCTGCGCCCCGACATCCGGATCGTCGGCGTCCAGGCCGAAGGGGCCGCCTCCTACCCGCCCTCGCTGGCCGCCGGGCACCCGGTCTCCCTCGGCGACCCGGTCACCATGGCGGACGGCATCAAGGTGGGGCGCCCCGGGGACGTGCCGTTCGCGGTGATCCAGGAGCTGGTCGACGAGGTGCGCACGGTCACCGAGGACGAGCTCTCCAGCGCGCTGCTGCTCTGCCTGGAGCGGGCCAAGCTGGTGGTGGAGCCGGCCGGGGCGAGCCCGGTGGCGGCGCTGCTCAGCGATCCGAAGGCGTTCCGGGGGCCGGTGGTGGCGGTGCTCTCCGGCGGCAACGTGGACCCCCTGCTGATGCAGCGCGTCCTGCGCCACGGGATGTCCGCCGCCGGACGCTATCTGAGCCTGCGGCTGCGGCTCACCGACCGGCCGGGGGCGCTCGCCGCCCTGCTGGCCGCGCTGACCGTGGCCGACGCCAATGTGCTCGACATCAGCCATGTGCGCACCGACCCGCGCCTCGGGCTGACCGAGGTGGAGGTCGACCTCCACCTGGAGACCAAGGGGCCCCGGCACTGCGAGGAGGTCGAGGAGGCGCTGCGCGCGGCGGGGTACCGGGTCATCGGCTGA
- a CDS encoding TetR family transcriptional regulator, producing MVDRVNRPTTVWSRPERGARGPAPERSRYEITGAALALADAEGLAAVSMRALAQRLGTGPASLYRYVGSRDELLDLMADAVAGELDLSAAPTGDWLGDLVALALQSKAAHARHPWLADLNDRRGEVLGPHAIDYLDHALAILEPAPGTSRQKLEAIGLLGGLATLFARRETSAAADGTPGPGPGADGPPAQAAHLAAVAAEGRHPHLLAALTTAGPPPPAGPAERDALFERLLRRLLPAMLVG from the coding sequence ATGGTTGATCGTGTGAACCGGCCGACGACCGTGTGGTCACGCCCCGAGCGGGGTGCGCGCGGGCCCGCGCCCGAGCGAAGCCGGTATGAGATCACCGGGGCCGCCCTCGCCCTGGCCGACGCCGAAGGGCTGGCGGCCGTGTCGATGCGCGCGCTCGCGCAGCGGCTGGGCACCGGGCCCGCCTCGCTCTACCGTTATGTGGGGAGCCGCGACGAACTGCTGGACCTCATGGCGGACGCGGTCGCGGGCGAGCTGGACCTCTCCGCCGCCCCCACCGGCGACTGGCTCGGCGACCTCGTCGCCCTGGCCCTCCAGTCCAAGGCCGCCCACGCCCGCCACCCCTGGCTCGCCGACCTGAACGACCGGCGGGGCGAGGTGCTGGGCCCGCACGCGATCGACTACCTGGACCACGCCCTGGCGATCCTGGAGCCCGCACCCGGTACGAGCCGCCAGAAACTGGAGGCCATCGGGCTCCTGGGGGGCCTGGCCACGCTCTTCGCCCGCCGCGAGACCTCCGCGGCGGCGGACGGCACCCCCGGGCCCGGACCGGGCGCCGACGGCCCGCCCGCCCAGGCGGCCCACCTGGCCGCCGTCGCCGCCGAGGGCCGCCACCCGCACCTGCTGGCCGCCCTCACGACGGCGGGCCCGCCACCCCCGGCGGGCCCGGCCGAACGGGACGCCCTGTTCGAACGGCTGCTGCGCCGACTGCTTCCGGCGATGCTGGTGGGCTAG
- a CDS encoding alpha/beta hydrolase — translation MTWTERRFARNGPVELAHDRLREGSDGEPLLLVMGLAVSRHWWPQGLCDAFAGAGFAVARYDQRDAGESTRLPRSTSGTNPFTALAARRSAAYTAEDMADDAVAVMDALGWESAHLFGHSLGGVVAQRVALRHPDRVRTLTSSAALPSDTGGLGAFRHLRLRTLARFARIRPAEDREGRIAAALAVARLCASPGYPFDEAEALERITADVESGIADPGAQSRQIGARWSGPALAELRLPALVLHGTDDPLLKPSAGRATAAAIPGARLVLQPGVGHDIPRERHAAVAAEVRALADRARPGETGGRA, via the coding sequence ATGACCTGGACCGAACGCCGCTTCGCCCGCAACGGCCCGGTCGAGCTGGCCCACGACCGGCTGCGGGAGGGCTCGGACGGTGAACCGCTGCTGCTGGTGATGGGGCTGGCGGTCTCCCGGCACTGGTGGCCGCAGGGGCTGTGCGACGCCTTCGCCGGGGCCGGGTTCGCCGTGGCCCGCTACGACCAGCGGGACGCGGGCGAGTCCACCCGGCTGCCGAGAAGCACCTCCGGCACCAACCCGTTCACCGCCCTGGCCGCCCGGCGCTCCGCCGCGTACACCGCCGAGGACATGGCCGACGACGCCGTCGCCGTCATGGACGCGCTCGGCTGGGAGTCGGCGCACCTCTTCGGGCACTCGCTGGGCGGGGTCGTCGCCCAGCGCGTCGCCCTGCGCCACCCGGACCGGGTGCGCACGCTCACCTCGTCCGCCGCGCTGCCGAGCGACACCGGCGGGCTCGGCGCCTTCCGCCATCTGCGCCTGCGCACCCTGGCCCGGTTCGCCCGGATCAGGCCCGCCGAGGACCGGGAGGGGCGGATCGCGGCGGCGCTGGCCGTGGCGCGGCTCTGCGCGTCGCCGGGGTATCCGTTCGACGAGGCGGAGGCCCTGGAGCGGATCACCGCCGACGTGGAGAGCGGCATCGCGGACCCGGGCGCCCAGTCCCGCCAGATCGGCGCGCGGTGGAGCGGCCCGGCCCTGGCCGAACTCCGGCTGCCCGCACTGGTGTTGCACGGTACGGACGACCCGCTGCTCAAGCCCTCCGCGGGCCGGGCCACCGCCGCCGCGATCCCCGGCGCCCGCCTCGTACTCCAGCCCGGCGTCGGCCACGACATCCCGCGCGAGCGCCACGCGGCGGTGGCGGCGGAGGTACGGGCACTCGCGGACCGGGCGCGGCCGGGCGAGACCGGCGGACGCGCATGA
- a CDS encoding ABC transporter, protein MSVTTKDAPVLAPRPSGGVVQSVKDSLVVAKRNLIRMARIPEMLIFGLIQPIMFVVLFTYVFGGSISIGGSTDPQLYKEFLMAGIFAQTVTFATAGAGAGIADDMHKGLIDRFRSLPMARGAVLTGRTLADLVQTSLTLVVLAGVALLVGWRTHENIGKVLCGFLLLLLLGYAFSWIGALIGLSVRTPEAATSGGLIWLFPLTFISNAFVPVTNMPTFLQHVAEWNPFSATVAGARQLFGNTMPGLPKSVTGAWPMEHPVLASVLWSILIIAVFRTLAVRKYRSATA, encoded by the coding sequence GTGAGCGTCACCACCAAGGACGCGCCCGTCCTGGCCCCGCGCCCCTCCGGCGGTGTCGTCCAGTCGGTCAAGGACTCCCTCGTCGTCGCCAAGCGGAATCTGATCCGCATGGCCCGGATTCCCGAGATGCTGATCTTCGGGCTGATCCAGCCGATCATGTTCGTGGTGCTGTTCACGTACGTCTTCGGCGGCTCGATCAGCATCGGCGGCTCCACCGACCCGCAGCTCTACAAGGAATTCCTGATGGCGGGCATCTTCGCCCAGACCGTCACCTTCGCCACCGCGGGCGCCGGAGCGGGCATCGCCGACGACATGCACAAGGGGCTCATCGACCGCTTCCGGTCGCTGCCCATGGCCCGGGGGGCCGTCCTCACCGGACGGACGCTCGCCGACCTCGTACAGACCAGCCTCACGCTCGTCGTGCTCGCGGGCGTCGCCCTGCTCGTCGGCTGGCGGACCCACGAGAACATCGGCAAGGTGCTCTGCGGCTTCCTGCTGCTGCTCCTGCTCGGGTACGCGTTCTCCTGGATCGGGGCCCTGATCGGCCTCTCCGTACGGACCCCGGAGGCGGCCACCTCCGGCGGGCTGATCTGGCTCTTCCCGCTGACGTTCATCTCGAACGCCTTCGTGCCGGTCACCAACATGCCGACGTTCCTCCAGCATGTCGCCGAGTGGAACCCCTTCAGCGCCACGGTCGCGGGCGCCCGCCAGCTCTTCGGCAACACGATGCCGGGGCTGCCGAAGTCGGTCACCGGCGCCTGGCCGATGGAGCACCCGGTGCTCGCCTCGGTCCTCTGGTCGATCCTGATCATCGCGGTCTTCCGGACCCTCGCGGTCCGCAAGTACCGCTCGGCGACCGCCTGA
- a CDS encoding daunorubicin/doxorubicin resistance ABC transporter ATP-binding protein DrrA — protein sequence MPGAIHAEGLVKTFGDVRALDGVDLDVPEGTVLGLLGPNGAGKTTAVRVLTTLLRPDSGAAFVAGIDVLKKPNEVRRSIGLSGQFAAVDEYLTGRENLQMVGQLYQMSSRDAKARAGVLLERFNLADAADRTAKTYSGGMRRRLDLAAALVVSPPVMFMDEPTTGLDPRNRQQLWDVIEDLVAGGTTLLLTTQYLEEADRLAHDICVIDHGKVIARGTSDELKARTGGERVEVVVHRPEEIEPARSVLTRLGKGEVTVVRLARKLTVPVSGGAKLLAEIIRELDGNGVEIDDIALRRPTLDDVFLSLTGHAAEADEHEDAEENERKEKTP from the coding sequence ATGCCAGGTGCCATCCACGCCGAGGGTCTGGTGAAGACCTTCGGTGACGTACGAGCCCTGGACGGAGTCGACCTCGATGTGCCCGAGGGAACCGTCCTCGGGCTGCTCGGCCCCAACGGCGCGGGCAAGACGACCGCCGTACGGGTCCTGACCACCCTCCTGCGCCCCGACAGCGGAGCTGCGTTCGTGGCCGGGATCGACGTGCTGAAGAAGCCCAACGAGGTACGCCGCTCCATCGGGCTCTCCGGGCAGTTCGCCGCCGTCGACGAGTATCTGACCGGCCGGGAGAACCTCCAGATGGTCGGGCAGCTCTACCAGATGAGCTCGCGCGACGCGAAGGCCCGGGCGGGCGTCCTGCTGGAGCGGTTCAACCTTGCCGACGCCGCCGACCGTACGGCCAAGACGTACTCCGGCGGGATGCGCCGCCGCCTCGACCTCGCCGCCGCCCTGGTCGTCTCGCCGCCCGTGATGTTCATGGACGAGCCGACGACCGGCCTCGACCCGCGCAACCGGCAGCAGCTGTGGGACGTCATCGAGGACCTGGTGGCGGGCGGTACGACGCTGCTGCTGACCACGCAGTATCTGGAGGAGGCCGACCGCCTCGCCCACGACATCTGCGTCATCGACCACGGCAAGGTCATCGCGCGCGGCACCTCCGACGAGCTGAAGGCCCGCACCGGCGGTGAGCGCGTCGAGGTCGTCGTGCACCGCCCGGAGGAGATCGAGCCCGCCCGGTCCGTGCTGACCCGCCTCGGCAAGGGCGAGGTCACCGTCGTACGGCTCGCCCGCAAGCTGACCGTCCCGGTGAGCGGCGGGGCCAAGCTGCTCGCCGAGATCATCCGCGAGCTGGACGGCAACGGCGTGGAGATCGACGACATCGCCCTGCGCCGCCCGACCCTGGACGACGTCTTCCTCTCGCTCACCGGCCACGCGGCCGAGGCGGACGAGCACGAGGACGCCGAGGAGAACGAGCGCAAGGAGAAGACCCCGTGA
- a CDS encoding peptide-methionine (S)-S-oxide reductase, producing the protein MFLNRRTPELPTPEQALRGRPVPEFTVPSRHTVLGNPLVGPYPEGLEVADFALGCFWGAERKFWQTEGVWTTLVGYQGGYTENPTYEEACSGLTGHTEAVRVVFDPAVVTYGELLKLFWESHNPTQGFRQGNDVGTQYRSAIYTHSPAQAAAADASREAYQKVLTASGHREITTEILPAEGRPFWPAEAYHQQYLDKNPGGYCGIGGTGVELSAPSATNWGRSCPTGIAPAAD; encoded by the coding sequence ATGTTCCTGAACCGCCGCACCCCCGAGCTCCCCACCCCGGAGCAGGCCCTGCGCGGCCGCCCCGTCCCCGAATTCACCGTCCCCTCCCGCCACACGGTCCTCGGCAACCCGCTGGTGGGCCCGTACCCGGAGGGCCTGGAGGTGGCGGACTTCGCGCTCGGCTGCTTCTGGGGCGCGGAGCGGAAGTTCTGGCAGACGGAGGGCGTCTGGACGACGCTGGTCGGCTACCAGGGCGGGTACACGGAGAACCCCACGTACGAGGAGGCGTGCTCGGGCCTGACCGGCCACACGGAGGCGGTCCGCGTCGTCTTCGACCCGGCGGTGGTCACGTACGGGGAGCTGCTGAAGCTGTTCTGGGAGTCCCACAACCCGACCCAGGGCTTCCGCCAGGGCAACGACGTGGGCACCCAGTACCGCTCCGCCATCTACACCCACTCCCCCGCCCAGGCAGCGGCGGCGGACGCCTCCCGCGAGGCGTACCAGAAGGTCCTGACGGCCTCCGGCCACCGGGAGATCACCACGGAGATCCTCCCGGCGGAGGGCCGCCCGTTCTGGCCTGCGGAGGCGTACCACCAGCAGTACCTGGACAAGAACCCGGGCGGTTACTGCGGGATCGGCGGTACGGGGGTCGAGCTGAGCGCCCCCTCAGCCACCAACTGGGGGCGTTCGTGCCCGACCGGGATCGCCCCCGCCGCCGACTGA
- a CDS encoding RNA polymerase: MRERQTHRDRRRAQEFESFVAGAGGRLLHTATLLTTEPLAPAGTGVRAERLLCGALARTYAEWDRLRGGDPYDHTRQELALRFAREAWRHRHPLGGVLGRLTPLERLVLVLRLYEEVGEDQTAALLGLPPDRVRAVCERSMAVLRGSGAGLARRAAGPRLPSRSPSPSEVAP; this comes from the coding sequence ATGCGAGAGCGGCAGACCCACCGGGACCGGCGCCGCGCCCAGGAGTTCGAGTCCTTCGTGGCGGGCGCGGGCGGCCGTCTGCTGCACACGGCGACGCTGCTCACGACCGAGCCGCTCGCTCCGGCGGGCACGGGGGTCCGGGCCGAGCGGCTGCTCTGCGGGGCGCTGGCGCGGACGTACGCGGAGTGGGACCGGCTGCGCGGCGGGGACCCGTACGACCACACCCGCCAGGAGCTCGCGCTCCGCTTCGCCCGCGAGGCGTGGCGGCACCGGCACCCGCTCGGCGGGGTGCTGGGCCGGCTCACCCCGCTGGAGCGGCTGGTGCTGGTGCTGCGGCTGTACGAGGAGGTCGGCGAGGACCAGACGGCGGCGCTGCTGGGCCTTCCGCCGGACCGGGTGCGGGCGGTGTGCGAGCGGTCGATGGCGGTGCTGCGCGGGTCGGGGGCCGGGCTCGCGCGCAGGGCCGCCGGGCCGCGGTTGCCTTCGCGGTCTCCGTCGCCTTCGGAGGTGGCGCCGTGA
- a CDS encoding MarR family transcriptional regulator, whose product MPPQDMTTAASPSGGAAPEHPGPDRLLDSLQHQVAVFARRAEQTRLGGVGQVRNSMDRAAYLLLNRLDKEGPMGVKALAAGMGIDSSTVTRQVAPLVDTGLVKRTSHPEDGRAVVLQLSPRGQARLEEVRASRRELMSQVTDGWTQEERDTFCTLLTRFNGSLAARQAAYQLPQND is encoded by the coding sequence ATGCCCCCTCAGGACATGACGACTGCTGCGTCTCCTTCCGGGGGCGCCGCCCCCGAACACCCGGGCCCCGACCGCCTGCTGGACTCCCTCCAGCACCAGGTGGCGGTCTTCGCCCGCCGTGCCGAGCAGACCCGCCTCGGCGGTGTCGGCCAGGTCCGCAACTCGATGGACCGGGCGGCCTACCTGCTGCTGAACCGCCTGGACAAGGAAGGCCCGATGGGCGTCAAGGCGCTGGCGGCCGGGATGGGGATCGACTCCTCGACCGTGACCCGCCAGGTCGCCCCGCTCGTGGACACCGGGCTGGTCAAGCGCACCTCGCACCCGGAGGACGGCCGGGCCGTCGTGCTCCAGCTCTCCCCGCGCGGCCAGGCCCGCCTGGAGGAGGTCCGCGCCTCGCGGCGCGAGCTGATGTCGCAGGTGACGGACGGCTGGACGCAGGAGGAGCGGGACACGTTCTGCACGCTGCTCACCCGGTTCAACGGTTCGCTGGCCGCCCGGCAGGCCGCCTACCAGCTGCCGCAGAACGACTGA